In the genome of Nakaseomyces glabratus chromosome K, complete sequence, the window CAACGTGTTCGCTTCTCTCCATTTTATCAGAGGATGTGTGCCCGTGCCCGTGCCCGTGCCCTTGCCCGTGCCCGTGCAAGAGAAATGACCCTATCACAGGAGATAAGACCAGAGTGTGAAATGACCTTCGAATTGCTGGGACCCCTAAAAATGTAAACTCAATTCAATTCCAGTAATGGTAGAAACTGCCGTACaatgatgaaataaaattacGTATGTGTAGTGTAGTCACGCATTTCCCGTTTTTTACCATCCATTTGCGCTCTTTACGAGATTCTCACACACCATCAAAAAGAGAtaaattgcaaaaaaataaaatactgtTCATGGGTACGGCCGTTTGTTAGGATAGGATGGAAGTATTAAAGGGATCGTCGGAATTATTATTCCCAAGAGAAGGAGCGTGAGGGAGAGGAAGGGCAGAGAAAGGCAGGGAAGGGCAAGGAAGGGCAAGGAAAAACCCGATCTTCTGCAGCGTCAACCCTCTTTAATCTTTGAAGTGACTGGCCTCCCCCCAGTACCCCCAGTACCCTCAGTACCCTCAGAGCAGCACAAGCACAAGAAACAGACTTCTGCCCATCCGGAAGATGGAATAACTGCCAACCACCGCACCACCGCACCGCACCGCACCGAGCCGAAGAGCTTGCGGGGGGACCGATACTGGGATGCTGGGAATTAGCTCGGTTTCCCCCATTGTTGCAAGAGAGAGGAAGAGGTTggatggaaaaaaaatgtattcGGATGATGTGCTTAGAGAAGGCTGTAGGTGCGAAAGCTTCTAGAAGAGTGTAAAGAGTCATGAATGGATTTTAAAATGCGACTTGTCACACAGCTCAAGATGATGTAATGAGCAATGACGATGACTCTTGGCTGAGCAGCatatattcaaatcatatataaactAGTCAAATATATCTTCAAATTGAGATATATCTTTCTAACTTTCTATCACAAATCAGAACAACAAACAGAAAACACTCAAACACAACAAACAACAAACAACAAACAAATAACAATGCCTTTCCTACAACTAGCTTCCGAAGTCGAACAACCATTTGTCATCCCATCTCTACCCCCAGTCACCTCCGAGTACTCTTCCAGAGCTAACTCCCAAGTGGTCGACGAAGAGATGATCAAGAGAGACTTGCAACTGCTGCAAACTAGATTGAACAAACTAGATGAAAGCGCAGTCGTCTCTGACGAGGAGGAGGAACAAGAAGTCGACGGTTACAGAACATCATACAATGAATTGGGCCAGAGAAGAACCTCTCTATGCCTATTATAAGTTTCAtaactgaaaagaaaaagacaatcacaaaacataaaatacaaaacaaa includes:
- the SPO24 gene encoding Spo24p (CAGL0K05390g~Protein of unknown function); protein product: MPFLQLASEVEQPFVIPSLPPVTSEYSSRANSQVVDEEMIKRDLQLLQTRLNKLDESAVVSDEEEEQEVDGYRTSYNELGQRRTSLCLL